A portion of the Sulfurospirillum diekertiae genome contains these proteins:
- a CDS encoding polyribonucleotide nucleotidyltransferase yields MEYKITVNNQEEIYDLGKVAKQAAGAALLKIKNTVILATVARDDSQVSENFVPLTVQYVEKTYAVGKIPGGYFKRETKPGDFETLTSRIIDRSLRPLFPKGYAYPTQIVVFVLSCDPEVDLQVAALNAASAALYLSDIPVNKAVAGVRIGYIDGKYVVNPSNSALKTSTLDLYVAGTKEELLMIEMRSIASMESMNLPIMAIDPMLDPTLAESVITKQSINEFNEDAILEAIDKAQSAITEATSAYEQTFAPLKKEDAELDYKEDLENDSIFAYIDEFYKQDVHNAINQMAKSERANELNKIVTKILSDEVAVLEGWSKELVSSVINAYKKKIVREMIIDKHVRADGRKLNEIRPISIETNILPLAHGSCLFTRGQTQALAVVTLGNDKDAQMYDLLTEKNTINDTFMVNYNFPGFSVGEASPLRSPGRRELGHGNLARRALEPVLDINRLQTIRLVSEILESNGSSSMATICGGVLALKAAGINIEKLVAGIAMGLVFEGDKHAVLSDIMGLEDHDGDMDFKVAGTRDGITALQMDIKLGGISRDVLKEALYQAKEGRAHILGLMEAASQEIVVNNSILPKLELFSVDPSKIVDIIGQAGKTIREIIEKFEVSIDLDREKGEVKIAGENKEKVEAAKEHIIQITNKPSFGGRGGGRDRGGDRHGSTPREEKPVPTFVQDEVVDGVVKRIVDFGAFIELPGGIDGLLHVSKIADHRVDKVSDYLALEQKVRVKILKQTGNKIELGLER; encoded by the coding sequence GTGGAATATAAAATTACCGTTAATAATCAAGAAGAGATTTATGATCTTGGAAAAGTTGCAAAACAAGCAGCAGGTGCTGCATTATTGAAAATTAAAAACACTGTTATTTTAGCAACGGTTGCAAGAGATGACAGCCAAGTTTCAGAAAATTTTGTACCATTGACCGTACAATATGTTGAAAAAACATATGCTGTTGGAAAGATTCCTGGTGGTTATTTTAAACGAGAAACAAAGCCTGGTGATTTTGAAACACTTACCTCACGCATTATTGATCGAAGTCTTCGCCCCCTTTTCCCTAAAGGATATGCTTATCCAACCCAAATTGTTGTTTTTGTCTTAAGCTGTGATCCTGAAGTTGATCTTCAAGTAGCTGCACTTAATGCTGCTAGTGCGGCACTCTATCTTTCTGATATTCCTGTCAATAAAGCAGTTGCAGGTGTACGAATAGGATATATTGATGGAAAATATGTTGTTAACCCTTCTAATTCGGCTTTAAAAACAAGCACTTTGGATCTTTACGTTGCAGGTACAAAAGAAGAACTTTTGATGATTGAAATGCGCTCTATTGCATCAATGGAAAGCATGAATCTTCCAATCATGGCCATTGATCCAATGCTTGATCCTACATTAGCAGAAAGTGTTATTACAAAGCAATCGATTAATGAATTTAATGAAGATGCAATTTTAGAAGCAATTGATAAAGCTCAAAGTGCGATTACTGAGGCTACAAGTGCGTATGAGCAAACATTTGCACCTTTGAAAAAAGAAGACGCAGAGCTTGATTATAAAGAAGATTTAGAAAATGATTCTATCTTTGCCTATATTGATGAATTTTATAAGCAAGACGTGCATAATGCCATCAATCAAATGGCAAAAAGTGAGCGAGCTAATGAGCTTAATAAAATTGTAACTAAAATTTTAAGTGATGAAGTTGCCGTTTTAGAAGGATGGAGTAAAGAGCTTGTTAGCAGTGTGATTAATGCATATAAAAAGAAAATAGTACGTGAAATGATTATTGATAAACATGTTCGTGCGGATGGTAGAAAACTCAATGAAATAAGACCTATTAGTATTGAGACCAATATTTTACCATTGGCGCATGGATCATGTCTTTTTACCCGTGGACAAACACAGGCTTTAGCTGTCGTGACACTGGGTAACGATAAAGATGCACAAATGTATGATCTTTTGACTGAAAAAAATACAATTAATGATACCTTTATGGTGAATTATAATTTTCCTGGATTCTCCGTGGGTGAAGCTTCTCCTCTTCGTTCACCAGGGCGCAGAGAGTTAGGACATGGTAATCTTGCACGCCGTGCCTTAGAGCCGGTTCTTGATATAAACCGTCTCCAAACAATTCGACTTGTGTCTGAAATTTTGGAGTCAAATGGTTCGTCTTCAATGGCAACCATTTGTGGTGGAGTATTAGCACTTAAAGCGGCAGGGATTAATATTGAAAAATTAGTTGCAGGTATTGCCATGGGGCTTGTTTTTGAAGGTGATAAACATGCAGTTTTAAGTGATATTATGGGCTTAGAAGACCATGATGGTGATATGGATTTTAAAGTCGCAGGAACAAGAGACGGTATAACTGCGCTACAAATGGATATTAAACTCGGTGGTATTTCACGTGATGTCCTTAAAGAGGCATTATACCAAGCCAAAGAGGGAAGAGCGCATATTTTAGGATTAATGGAAGCAGCAAGTCAAGAGATTGTTGTTAACAATTCTATTTTGCCAAAACTTGAACTTTTCAGTGTTGATCCATCAAAAATTGTGGATATTATTGGACAAGCAGGTAAAACTATCCGAGAAATTATTGAGAAGTTTGAGGTCTCTATTGATCTTGATCGAGAAAAAGGTGAAGTTAAAATCGCAGGTGAAAACAAAGAAAAAGTTGAAGCTGCAAAAGAGCACATCATTCAAATTACCAACAAGCCTTCCTTTGGTGGACGTGGTGGTGGAAGAGATAGAGGAGGGGATAGACATGGTAGTACCCCTAGAGAAGAGAAGCCAGTGCCAACATTTGTTCAAGATGAAGTGGTCGATGGTGTTGTTAAACGTATTGTTGATTTTGGTGCATTTATTGAACTTCCTGGTGGTATTGATGGGCTATTACATGTTTCAAAAATTGCCGACCATCGTGTGGATAAAGTCAGTGATTATCTTGCCCTTGAGCAAAAAGTACGTGTCAAAATCTTGAAGCAAACGGGGAATAAGATAGAGTTAGGGCTAGAGCGCTAA
- a CDS encoding F0F1 ATP synthase subunit C yields the protein MKKILFLMVAFATLAFAGEGETVKAYSALAVGIVLGLAALGGAIGMGNTASSAISGTARNPGLGGKLVTTMFIALAMIEAQVIYALVISLILLYKNPFLG from the coding sequence TTGAAAAAGATTCTTTTTTTAATGGTAGCATTTGCAACGTTAGCGTTTGCAGGTGAGGGTGAAACAGTTAAAGCTTACTCAGCACTTGCTGTAGGTATCGTACTTGGTCTTGCTGCACTTGGTGGCGCAATCGGTATGGGAAATACTGCATCTTCAGCAATTTCTGGAACAGCAAGAAATCCTGGTCTTGGTGGTAAACTTGTCACGACAATGTTTATTGCACTTGCGATGATCGAAGCTCAAGTTATTTATGCACTTGTTATCTCTTTGATCCTTCTCTACAAAAACCCATTTCTTGGTTAA
- a CDS encoding sodium pump decarboxylase subunit gamma encodes MEVNLYVESLRFLVLTQSTYFVLLAILTVMFNVQVKIIMKYFPMENESIHMSNSTEELLQKDNFTVVAAIAASIKS; translated from the coding sequence ATGGAAGTGAATCTGTATGTGGAGAGCTTAAGATTCTTGGTTCTTACCCAATCTACATACTTTGTGCTTTTAGCTATATTGACCGTTATGTTCAACGTTCAGGTTAAAATCATTATGAAATACTTCCCAATGGAAAATGAGAGTATTCATATGAGTAATTCTACTGAAGAATTATTGCAAAAAGATAACTTCACAGTTGTCGCAGCAATTGCTGCTTCTATCAAGTCTTAA
- a CDS encoding biotin/lipoyl-containing protein, with protein MAKKYIDVMDTTFRDGFQSVFGGRVLMDDFLPAVAAAREAGISHFEFGGGARFQSLYFYLNEDAFEMMDRFRAIAGPDANLQTLARGVNTVMLDTGNRELIDLHAKMFKKHSTTTIRNFDALNDVENLKYSGERIVHHGLKHEIVVTMMDLPPKCVGAHDVAFYEKTLRAILDSGIPYHSVCFKDASGTSSPQKVYETIKMAKKLLPEEMHVRLHTHETAGVSVACYLAALEAGVDGIDLAASPVSGGTSQPDILTMLHAVKGKNYDLGGLELEKILTYEDVLQDCLKDYFMPPEAVQVSPLIPFSPMPGGALTANTQMLRDNNILHKFPEVIKAMREVVEKGGYGTSVTPVSQFYFQQAFNNVMFGPWTKIAEGYGKMVLGYFGKTPVAPNAKVVALASKQLKLEPTKKNALDLADEDESKSLTTVKQLLEKEGLKTTEENIFIAASCKDKGIAFLKGEAKVNVRKIGKADKEKVLCNASEDYTVIVNGQKYNVKPSDKQDAFVINGQEYFIEIEEGCSAEAGNAALIPSNSAEVRAGIPGSIFKVLVNVGDKVTKGQAVIVIEAMKMEIEVPATIDGVVSSVRVNQGDVIVNNQLLVTL; from the coding sequence ATGGCGAAAAAATACATCGATGTGATGGATACGACGTTTAGAGATGGGTTCCAGTCAGTTTTTGGTGGACGTGTACTTATGGATGACTTTTTACCTGCAGTAGCGGCAGCAAGAGAAGCAGGTATTAGCCATTTTGAATTTGGTGGTGGGGCACGTTTCCAAAGTCTTTACTTCTATTTAAATGAAGATGCCTTTGAAATGATGGATAGATTCCGTGCTATTGCAGGTCCTGATGCGAACCTTCAAACACTTGCTCGTGGTGTGAATACCGTTATGCTTGATACTGGTAATCGTGAGCTCATTGATTTACATGCTAAAATGTTTAAAAAACACAGTACAACAACCATTCGCAACTTTGATGCGCTGAACGATGTTGAAAACCTCAAATACAGTGGTGAGCGTATTGTGCATCATGGTCTTAAACATGAAATCGTTGTGACGATGATGGATCTTCCTCCTAAATGTGTGGGTGCTCATGATGTTGCTTTTTATGAGAAAACACTGAGAGCTATTTTAGATTCAGGCATTCCCTACCATAGTGTTTGCTTCAAAGATGCCAGTGGTACGTCAAGTCCTCAAAAAGTTTATGAGACCATAAAAATGGCAAAAAAACTCTTACCTGAAGAAATGCATGTACGACTTCATACGCATGAAACAGCGGGTGTCAGTGTAGCATGTTATTTAGCAGCTCTTGAAGCAGGGGTGGATGGTATTGATCTTGCCGCTTCTCCAGTAAGCGGTGGAACAAGTCAACCAGATATCCTAACAATGCTTCATGCGGTAAAAGGTAAAAATTATGATCTTGGTGGATTAGAGCTTGAAAAAATTCTTACCTATGAAGATGTTTTACAAGATTGTTTAAAAGATTATTTTATGCCACCAGAAGCAGTGCAAGTCTCTCCTTTGATTCCTTTTTCTCCGATGCCTGGCGGTGCATTGACTGCCAACACTCAAATGCTTCGTGACAATAATATTCTTCATAAATTTCCAGAAGTGATTAAAGCAATGCGTGAAGTGGTTGAAAAAGGTGGATATGGAACCAGTGTTACGCCTGTATCACAGTTTTATTTTCAACAAGCATTTAATAATGTCATGTTTGGACCATGGACAAAAATTGCTGAAGGGTATGGCAAAATGGTACTTGGGTATTTTGGGAAAACTCCAGTTGCCCCCAATGCTAAAGTGGTTGCACTTGCCAGTAAACAATTAAAACTTGAACCAACCAAGAAAAATGCGCTTGATCTTGCTGATGAAGATGAGAGTAAATCGTTAACAACAGTTAAGCAGCTTTTGGAAAAAGAAGGCTTAAAGACGACAGAAGAAAATATCTTTATTGCTGCTTCATGTAAAGATAAAGGTATTGCTTTCCTCAAAGGCGAAGCAAAAGTTAATGTTCGTAAAATTGGTAAAGCTGATAAAGAAAAAGTACTTTGTAATGCTTCTGAAGATTATACTGTTATTGTTAACGGTCAAAAATACAATGTTAAGCCATCTGATAAACAAGATGCCTTTGTTATTAATGGACAAGAATATTTCATTGAAATTGAAGAAGGGTGTAGTGCAGAAGCTGGTAACGCGGCACTCATTCCTTCTAATAGTGCTGAAGTGAGAGCTGGAATACCTGGTTCTATTTTTAAAGTTTTGGTGAATGTTGGAGACAAGGTGACTAAAGGGCAAGCAGTCATCGTTATAGAGGCGATGAAAATGGAAATTGAAGTTCCAGCAACCATCGATGGTGTTGTCAGTAGTGTTCGTGTTAATCAAGGTGATGTCATCGTTAATAATCAACTACTGGTCACGCTATAA
- the pckA gene encoding phosphoenolpyruvate carboxykinase (ATP), with translation MSKINEIEKLGLTNLGKVHYNLSYEELLKHEIANNEGRVTSNGTFSVDTGIFTGRSPKDKYFVDQEPSNQYISWGKMNHKVSKEIYEELFAKVKKELSGKDIYIQDAFSGGSLASRKSIRVVTEIAWQAHFVKNMFIRPSEEELAHFKPDFVLYNACKIVNEDYKKHNLHSDVFVVFNVEENIAIIGGTWYGGEIKKGIFSMMNYWLPLEGKLSMHCSANVGEKGDTALFFGLSGTGKTTLSTDPKRKLIGDDEHGWDDNGVFNFEGGCYAKCINLDPSSEPEIFGAIRQDALLENVVINDKCVVDYADASKTENTRVSYPIYHIDNHETSLQAGHPKKIIFLSADAFGVLPPVSKLNNEQAMYYFLSGYTAKVAGTERGITEPVATFSACFGEAFLPLHPTVYAKLLGEKIAKYNVDVYLVNTGWTGGSYGVGKRMSIKATRACINAILDGSINDCEFESIPVFNIQVPKALDGVPTEILNPKNTWENKSFYDATRDELAGMFIENFKKYITADSDFSNAGPKL, from the coding sequence ATGTCGAAGATTAATGAAATTGAAAAATTAGGGTTAACCAATCTTGGAAAGGTTCACTACAATCTAAGTTACGAAGAGCTTTTGAAACATGAAATTGCAAATAATGAAGGTCGTGTTACAAGTAATGGTACATTTAGTGTAGATACAGGAATTTTTACAGGACGAAGCCCAAAAGATAAATATTTTGTAGATCAGGAGCCTTCTAATCAATATATCTCATGGGGCAAAATGAACCATAAAGTAAGTAAAGAGATATATGAAGAACTTTTTGCAAAAGTGAAAAAAGAACTCTCCGGTAAAGATATTTATATTCAAGATGCTTTTAGTGGTGGAAGTTTAGCCAGTCGCAAGAGTATTCGCGTTGTCACGGAAATTGCATGGCAGGCACATTTTGTAAAAAATATGTTTATTAGGCCTTCAGAAGAAGAATTAGCACATTTTAAACCAGATTTTGTTCTTTATAATGCATGTAAAATAGTCAATGAAGACTATAAAAAACACAATTTACACTCGGATGTTTTTGTTGTTTTTAATGTGGAAGAGAACATTGCCATTATTGGTGGTACGTGGTACGGTGGAGAGATTAAGAAGGGAATCTTTTCTATGATGAATTACTGGTTGCCTTTAGAGGGAAAACTTTCTATGCACTGCTCTGCTAATGTGGGTGAAAAAGGTGATACAGCTCTTTTCTTCGGTCTTTCAGGAACCGGAAAAACAACGCTTTCAACGGATCCAAAGCGCAAGCTCATTGGGGATGATGAACACGGTTGGGATGATAATGGTGTTTTCAATTTTGAGGGTGGCTGTTACGCTAAATGTATCAATCTTGATCCAAGCAGTGAGCCTGAAATCTTTGGTGCGATTCGTCAAGATGCCCTTCTTGAAAATGTTGTCATTAATGATAAGTGTGTGGTTGATTATGCGGATGCCTCTAAAACAGAGAATACCCGTGTTTCGTATCCAATTTATCATATTGATAACCATGAAACGAGCTTACAAGCAGGACATCCTAAAAAAATTATTTTTTTAAGCGCCGATGCATTTGGTGTTTTGCCTCCGGTGTCTAAACTTAACAATGAACAAGCAATGTACTATTTCCTCAGTGGCTATACCGCTAAAGTTGCTGGAACAGAACGTGGTATCACGGAGCCTGTTGCCACTTTTAGTGCTTGTTTTGGTGAGGCATTTTTACCCCTCCATCCAACTGTTTATGCAAAACTATTAGGTGAGAAGATCGCAAAATATAACGTTGATGTTTATTTGGTCAATACAGGTTGGACTGGTGGAAGTTACGGTGTTGGAAAACGAATGAGCATTAAAGCAACACGTGCATGTATTAATGCAATCTTAGATGGCAGTATTAACGATTGCGAATTTGAATCTATCCCTGTTTTTAACATCCAAGTACCAAAAGCACTTGATGGTGTCCCAACAGAAATTTTGAATCCTAAAAATACGTGGGAAAATAAAAGTTTTTACGATGCAACCAGAGATGAGCTTGCTGGTATGTTTATTGAGAACTTTAAAAAATACATTACAGCAGATTCTGATTTCTCAAATGCAGGTCCAAAACTCTAA
- the argH gene encoding argininosuccinate lyase — MSKLWSGRFAASGAQLLDEFNASLPFDKKLYEEDIKGSIAHATMLAKQGILTQDEADQIATGLLQIKQEIEAGTFVFDIAHEDIHMSVETRLIDLIGEAGKRLHTARSRNDQVAVDFRLYVQKQNLIIVHVLEEVIDVLMSIAKEHTNTLLPGMTHLQHAQPINLAFHLLAYVSMFKRDIERLESSYQRNNILPLGCAALAGTPHNIDREYVAKLLGFDSVSVNCLDTVSDRDFALEILFNIATIMMHISRFAEELILWSSYEFKFITLSDEYSTGSSIMPQKKNPDVPELLRGKTGRVNGNLIGLLTVLKGLPLAYNKDMQEDKEGVFDSVETVYMSLNILKEAVRTMTINVGRMKQACEVGHLSATDLADYLVQKCNIPFREAHFITGRAVAHAEGLGIDLSVMSVGELQKVDARIGEDVSEYLSLVHSMNARTSQGGTAVSSTCKQIEIFETWRKLRH, encoded by the coding sequence ATGTCAAAGCTATGGTCTGGCAGATTTGCCGCAAGCGGAGCACAATTACTCGACGAATTTAACGCTTCATTACCTTTCGATAAAAAACTATACGAAGAAGATATTAAAGGCTCAATTGCTCATGCAACAATGCTTGCCAAACAAGGTATTCTTACACAAGATGAAGCCGATCAAATCGCAACTGGTTTATTACAAATCAAACAAGAGATTGAAGCAGGAACCTTTGTTTTTGATATTGCTCACGAAGATATTCATATGTCGGTTGAAACAAGGCTTATTGATCTCATTGGCGAAGCTGGAAAACGCCTTCATACGGCACGTAGCCGTAACGATCAAGTTGCGGTTGATTTTAGATTATACGTTCAAAAACAAAATTTGATCATTGTTCATGTGTTAGAAGAGGTCATTGATGTGTTAATGAGCATTGCCAAAGAGCATACGAACACGCTTCTTCCAGGAATGACGCATCTTCAACATGCACAGCCCATCAACCTTGCCTTTCATCTTTTGGCGTATGTCTCGATGTTTAAACGAGACATAGAACGGCTTGAAAGCTCCTACCAACGCAATAATATTTTGCCTCTTGGGTGCGCAGCCCTTGCGGGGACACCTCATAATATCGATAGAGAGTACGTTGCCAAACTTTTAGGATTTGATAGTGTCAGTGTGAATTGTCTTGATACGGTCAGTGATCGTGACTTTGCATTAGAGATTCTTTTTAATATTGCTACGATTATGATGCATATTTCACGATTTGCCGAAGAGCTTATTTTGTGGTCAAGCTATGAGTTTAAATTTATCACGCTGAGCGATGAATACTCCACCGGTAGTTCCATCATGCCACAAAAGAAAAATCCTGATGTCCCTGAACTCTTACGTGGTAAAACAGGTCGTGTGAATGGCAATCTAATTGGGTTGTTAACCGTTCTTAAAGGGCTTCCTCTAGCGTACAATAAAGATATGCAAGAGGATAAAGAGGGAGTATTTGATAGCGTGGAAACCGTTTATATGTCACTTAATATCCTCAAAGAAGCGGTTCGTACGATGACCATCAATGTGGGACGAATGAAACAAGCGTGTGAAGTGGGGCATTTGAGTGCAACGGATCTTGCAGATTATTTGGTTCAAAAGTGCAATATCCCTTTCCGTGAAGCTCATTTTATCACTGGACGTGCCGTAGCACATGCCGAAGGCTTAGGCATTGATCTTAGTGTTATGAGTGTAGGAGAGCTTCAAAAAGTGGATGCGCGCATTGGTGAAGATGTCAGTGAATATCTCTCTTTAGTTCATTCTATGAATGCACGAACCTCTCAAGGAGGAACAGCCGTTTCTTCTACATGTAAACAGATTGAAATTTTTGAAACATGGAGAAAATTGCGTCATTAA
- a CDS encoding histidine triad nucleotide-binding protein: MTIFSKIVSGEIPCNKVLENEDFLAFHDINPKAPIHILIIPKKEYKCFQEVDPKIMVKMTEFIQQVAKLLELDKRGYRLITNNGSDGGQEVLHLHFHLLGGAPLSWDTLSSDKKSNNDAHKVDSDTHKFL, encoded by the coding sequence ATGACGATCTTTAGTAAAATTGTAAGTGGTGAGATTCCTTGCAACAAAGTACTTGAAAATGAGGATTTCTTAGCATTCCACGATATTAATCCAAAAGCGCCGATACACATTTTGATTATTCCCAAAAAAGAGTATAAATGTTTTCAAGAAGTTGACCCAAAGATCATGGTCAAAATGACAGAATTTATTCAACAAGTGGCTAAACTTTTAGAATTGGATAAACGCGGATACCGTTTGATTACTAATAATGGCAGCGATGGTGGGCAAGAAGTCTTACATTTACATTTTCACCTTCTAGGAGGAGCGCCACTTTCATGGGACACTCTTTCAAGTGATAAAAAATCAAACAATGATGCACACAAAGTAGATAGTGATACTCACAAATTTCTTTAA
- the pheS gene encoding phenylalanine--tRNA ligase subunit alpha yields the protein MKDIENAIGSCTSLVELEKMRVSLFGKKGYFAAQFEELKKLDGEAKKEFAQNLNINKENFLELLNQKKSALESVMIEEQMRKSSVDVTLFNQESAAGALHPVMDTMDKIIEYFVSMNFSIEEGPLVEDDFHNFEALNLPKYHPARDMQDTFYFKDSMLLRTHTSPVQIRTMLKQSAPIRMICPGAVFRRDFDITHTPMFHQVEGLVVDKTGKVSFANLKFILEDFFKIYVWRCESTFPPKLFPFTEPSAEADISCIFCHGEGCRVCSHTGWLEVLGCGVVDPNVFKAVGYKDVSGYAFGLGVERFAMLLHQIPDLRSLFEGDLRLLEQFR from the coding sequence TTGAAAGATATAGAAAATGCGATAGGTTCGTGTACATCGCTTGTTGAATTAGAAAAAATGCGAGTCTCTCTTTTTGGTAAAAAAGGGTATTTTGCTGCACAATTTGAAGAGCTCAAAAAGCTTGATGGTGAAGCAAAAAAAGAATTTGCTCAAAATCTCAATATCAACAAAGAGAATTTTTTAGAATTACTCAATCAAAAAAAGAGTGCGCTTGAAAGCGTTATGATTGAAGAGCAAATGCGTAAAAGCAGTGTTGATGTCACACTTTTTAATCAAGAAAGCGCAGCAGGGGCATTGCATCCTGTGATGGATACTATGGATAAAATTATTGAATACTTTGTAAGTATGAACTTTTCAATTGAAGAAGGACCTCTTGTTGAAGATGACTTCCACAATTTTGAAGCGTTAAACCTTCCAAAGTATCATCCAGCGCGTGATATGCAAGATACCTTTTATTTTAAAGATTCGATGTTGCTTCGCACCCACACATCACCGGTTCAAATTAGAACCATGCTCAAACAAAGTGCACCGATTCGTATGATCTGCCCAGGCGCAGTATTTAGACGTGATTTTGATATTACCCATACACCTATGTTCCATCAAGTCGAAGGTCTTGTGGTCGATAAAACAGGAAAAGTCTCTTTTGCTAATTTAAAATTTATTCTCGAAGACTTTTTTAAAATATATGTTTGGCGATGTGAAAGTACGTTTCCGCCCAAGCTTTTCCCATTTACAGAGCCCAGTGCAGAAGCAGATATTAGTTGTATTTTTTGTCATGGTGAAGGGTGTCGTGTCTGTTCCCATACAGGCTGGTTGGAAGTATTAGGCTGTGGCGTTGTTGACCCCAATGTCTTTAAAGCCGTTGGGTATAAAGATGTCAGTGGTTATGCCTTTGGACTTGGTGTTGAGCGCTTTGCAATGCTCTTACATCAAATTCCAGATTTAAGGTCTTTATTTGAGGGTGATTTGAGATTATTGGAGCAATTTAGATGA